Proteins from a genomic interval of Rubinisphaera italica:
- a CDS encoding PSD1 and planctomycete cytochrome C domain-containing protein gives MQYLAFVRPVILRLCLLGVFGASTFVCAGELVYETDIRPILKTHCFHCHGEDRDLSGGLDLRLRRMMVSGGDSGPAIVPGDSESSLLIDYVESGMMPPKEEEHLPPEDVTRIRQWIDQGAKIRDLEPEENPEPGEFLISSVERAHWAYQSIQRPDVPQSEYSNPIDAFVSRKLAEHQLEFSEIADKVTLIRRVTFDLTGLVPTPEEVANFVNDPAEDAYEQLLERLLASPHYGERWGRHWLDAAGYADSEGYNDKDILRNDAWHYRDYVINSFNADKPWDEMIVEQIAGDELVQATSANAVALANKDESAREKLIATGYLRMAPDGTGSSPMDANLAQNQTITETIKIVTSSLLATTVACAECHHHRFDPIPQDDFYRLRALFAPVYNTQKWLQPKSRQVAVLSAEDQQKAAEIEAEAKPISDAYNKRLMEVVDLIFERTMESVPEADQEVARTAYQTVKADRTPEQTALLEEKYPMLGLLSRNTVHLFLERYEDGPELKKSYEDLSKKANEIRATKPQPDYLRVAYEVAGQVPETFVFYRGDLNSPIGDPVTPGGLSLFKHGSKPTVQPTEADPAGESLSKLATSGRRLEYAKSLVNGSHPLVSRVLVNRFWHHHFGRGIVDTTGDFGTQGNPPSHPELLDWLASEFMNQGWSLKQFHRLVMTSRTYRQSSKQRPTAMAVDAENRYLWRMPVQRREAESIRDAILFVSGQLNLEMYGPPVPVSTNAGGVLTVGGGKISEDRRELKRTVYIQVRRTEPVAMLQAFDAPSMEPNCERRVVSTVATQSLALLNSDFVLQQAEAFAKRIGKELGENGSPSDQVTAVWNHAYSRTPSPAEMEAATAYLSSQAAHFENQKQKQPDELALASLCQILFSSNEFLYLD, from the coding sequence ATGCAATACCTGGCTTTTGTTCGACCGGTTATCTTGAGATTATGTTTGCTTGGTGTGTTTGGTGCATCAACATTCGTCTGTGCCGGGGAACTTGTCTATGAAACCGATATCCGTCCCATTTTGAAAACACACTGTTTTCATTGTCATGGTGAAGATCGTGATTTGTCAGGGGGATTGGATTTACGACTCCGGCGAATGATGGTTTCAGGCGGAGACTCTGGACCAGCGATAGTGCCGGGCGATAGTGAATCAAGCCTGCTGATCGATTATGTCGAAAGTGGCATGATGCCTCCGAAAGAGGAAGAACATCTCCCCCCGGAAGACGTCACACGAATACGACAGTGGATCGATCAGGGCGCGAAGATTCGAGACCTGGAGCCGGAAGAAAATCCTGAACCGGGAGAATTTTTAATATCGTCAGTCGAACGGGCTCACTGGGCTTATCAATCGATTCAGCGTCCTGATGTTCCTCAGTCGGAGTATTCCAACCCAATTGATGCATTCGTTTCGAGGAAGCTTGCTGAGCATCAACTCGAATTTTCGGAGATCGCCGACAAAGTGACGCTCATCAGACGGGTCACCTTTGATTTAACCGGATTAGTGCCAACACCGGAGGAAGTGGCGAATTTTGTGAATGACCCGGCAGAGGATGCCTACGAGCAATTGCTGGAACGTTTGCTTGCCTCCCCACACTATGGGGAGCGGTGGGGACGACACTGGCTTGATGCAGCTGGCTATGCAGACTCCGAGGGCTACAACGATAAAGATATCCTCCGTAATGATGCCTGGCATTATCGCGACTACGTGATCAACTCGTTCAATGCAGACAAACCCTGGGACGAAATGATTGTCGAACAGATCGCCGGTGACGAGCTGGTTCAGGCAACTTCTGCGAATGCCGTTGCATTGGCGAACAAGGACGAATCTGCACGGGAAAAGCTGATTGCGACTGGTTACTTAAGGATGGCTCCCGATGGAACGGGATCGTCTCCGATGGACGCCAACCTTGCACAGAATCAGACGATCACTGAGACGATCAAGATTGTGACGTCGTCACTTCTGGCCACGACGGTTGCTTGTGCTGAATGCCATCATCATCGGTTCGACCCGATTCCACAGGATGATTTTTACCGCCTGCGAGCCTTATTCGCCCCCGTCTACAATACTCAAAAATGGTTACAGCCAAAGTCTCGTCAGGTTGCGGTGCTTTCAGCAGAAGATCAACAGAAAGCGGCAGAAATTGAAGCGGAGGCAAAGCCGATCTCAGATGCCTATAACAAGCGACTGATGGAGGTCGTCGATCTTATTTTTGAAAGAACGATGGAATCTGTCCCGGAAGCCGATCAGGAAGTTGCAAGAACGGCCTACCAGACTGTGAAGGCAGATCGGACGCCTGAACAAACAGCGTTACTCGAAGAAAAGTATCCGATGCTGGGCTTGCTAAGCCGCAATACAGTGCATTTGTTTTTAGAACGGTATGAAGATGGTCCCGAGCTGAAAAAGTCCTATGAGGATCTGTCTAAAAAGGCGAACGAAATTCGCGCTACGAAACCTCAACCTGACTATTTGCGGGTCGCTTATGAAGTAGCCGGTCAAGTTCCTGAGACGTTCGTATTTTATCGAGGTGATCTGAACTCGCCGATTGGCGATCCTGTGACTCCAGGCGGTTTGTCTCTCTTTAAGCATGGATCCAAACCTACAGTTCAACCGACTGAAGCTGATCCTGCGGGAGAATCTCTGTCAAAGTTAGCAACTTCGGGACGACGTCTCGAATATGCAAAATCACTCGTTAATGGTTCTCATCCTCTTGTGTCGCGTGTGCTCGTCAATCGATTCTGGCATCACCATTTCGGGCGAGGAATTGTGGATACGACCGGTGACTTTGGAACCCAGGGCAATCCACCGTCTCATCCAGAATTACTCGATTGGCTCGCCTCCGAGTTTATGAATCAGGGTTGGTCATTGAAACAGTTTCATCGTCTGGTGATGACATCACGAACTTATCGTCAATCATCCAAACAACGTCCGACAGCAATGGCTGTTGATGCAGAGAATCGATATTTGTGGCGGATGCCCGTTCAACGACGTGAAGCCGAATCGATTCGAGACGCGATTTTATTTGTGAGTGGGCAATTGAATCTGGAAATGTACGGACCACCGGTTCCCGTTTCCACCAATGCGGGAGGGGTGTTGACTGTCGGCGGCGGAAAGATTTCCGAAGATCGCCGTGAACTCAAACGGACGGTTTATATTCAGGTTCGACGAACAGAGCCAGTTGCTATGTTGCAAGCGTTCGATGCCCCCAGCATGGAGCCGAATTGTGAGCGACGTGTTGTTTCCACAGTAGCGACACAGTCTTTGGCATTGTTGAACAGCGATTTCGTTCTCCAGCAGGCAGAAGCATTTGCGAAACGAATTGGCAAAGAACTTGGTGAAAACGGGTCACCTTCCGATCAAGTGACAGCCGTTTGGAATCACGCTTATTCGCGGACTCCTTCCCCAGCTGAAATGGAAGCCGCTACGGCCTATCTGAGCTCTCAAGCAGCTCACTTTGAAAATCAGAAACAAAAGCAACCGGATGAATTGGCTTTGGCCTCATTATGCCAGATTCTGTTCAGTTCTAATGAGTTTCTTTACCTGGATTGA
- a CDS encoding S9 family peptidase — MRKSLSRTVLAFMLMPGYSALSDDDLKMKDVSSVTDSKQQQTLLTIDRIFDAKEFELKDYSARWIEGTSSYTLLAEVNDDKDHHEIRRYSAATGEYKTLVAKEDLIPEAESTPLEIDDYELSDDQSKVLVYTNAQRVWRKNTRGDYWLFDCSTRQLVKLGGAGEPATMMFAKFSPDATQVAYVRNRNIYLQDLSDLSQRCLTVSDNENIINGTTDWVYEEEFQVRDGFRWSPDGKRIAYWQIDTSDVDQFPLVNNTDSLYPEVTWFAYPKVGQRNPACQIGVVDCESGNNQWILTPGESHEYYIPRMDWAESSEELVIQQLNRLQNCNQLFLADVNSGEVTPILKEEDAAWVDVHNELFWLDDGNKFIWISERDGWRHAYLISRNGEESRLLTPGDYDVIKLLQVDEKRQCFYFIASPDDPTRRYLFRGSLDGSPAIKLTAPETVGVHDYQFSDDAKWAIHRTSHADWPGHTALISIQEFQTVRMLEENEIVAESVRKLDLNPVEFFRVDIGDGIELDGWCMTPPDFDPRASYPLLIYVYGEPAGTTVVDQWGKSNHLWHFMLSQKGYVVMSFDNRGTHVPRGRDWRKSIYKKIGILPPKDQAAAVRAVLKERPYLDSKRVGIWGWSGGGSSSLQAIFKYPDLYSTAIAVASVPDQRYYDTIYQERYMGLPETNAEAFQEGSPINFAQNLEGNLLLVHGTGDDNCHYQTLELLIDKLVACNKQFSLMAYPNRTHAIKERENTERHLRELMTRYLLQHLPVNE; from the coding sequence ATGAGAAAATCTCTTTCCCGAACTGTCTTGGCATTTATGCTGATGCCCGGATATTCAGCCTTAAGCGATGATGATTTAAAAATGAAAGATGTCTCCTCCGTGACTGATTCAAAGCAACAGCAGACTCTTCTCACCATTGACAGAATCTTCGATGCTAAAGAATTTGAGCTCAAAGACTATTCCGCGCGTTGGATTGAGGGGACCAGCAGTTACACGCTGCTTGCAGAAGTGAATGATGACAAAGACCATCATGAAATTCGGCGTTATTCAGCTGCAACGGGAGAATATAAAACTCTTGTCGCTAAGGAGGATTTAATTCCTGAAGCGGAATCGACTCCATTAGAAATAGACGACTATGAGCTGTCGGATGATCAGTCGAAAGTATTAGTTTATACGAACGCACAACGAGTCTGGCGGAAGAATACCCGAGGCGACTATTGGCTGTTTGATTGCTCAACGCGGCAATTGGTCAAGCTGGGAGGTGCAGGAGAACCAGCGACGATGATGTTCGCAAAATTCTCTCCGGACGCAACGCAGGTCGCCTACGTAAGAAATCGTAATATTTATCTTCAGGACCTGTCAGATCTTTCTCAACGATGTCTGACTGTCTCGGACAACGAAAACATTATCAATGGCACGACCGATTGGGTTTATGAAGAGGAGTTCCAGGTTCGGGATGGATTTCGCTGGAGTCCTGATGGAAAACGTATTGCCTATTGGCAGATTGATACGTCTGATGTCGATCAGTTTCCACTCGTTAACAATACAGACTCGCTCTATCCGGAAGTAACCTGGTTCGCCTATCCAAAAGTTGGTCAGCGAAATCCTGCCTGTCAAATTGGAGTTGTTGATTGCGAATCAGGAAATAATCAATGGATTCTGACACCTGGAGAATCTCACGAATATTACATCCCACGAATGGATTGGGCGGAGAGTTCAGAAGAGTTAGTCATCCAGCAATTAAATCGACTGCAAAATTGCAATCAGCTATTTCTGGCAGATGTAAATTCGGGAGAAGTCACACCAATTCTGAAAGAGGAAGATGCGGCCTGGGTTGATGTGCATAATGAATTGTTCTGGCTGGATGATGGTAATAAATTCATCTGGATCAGTGAACGTGATGGATGGCGACACGCCTACCTGATTTCCCGTAATGGTGAAGAGTCTCGATTGTTGACTCCAGGTGATTATGATGTCATCAAACTTTTGCAGGTAGATGAAAAACGCCAATGTTTTTATTTCATCGCCTCTCCCGATGATCCAACCCGGCGTTATCTTTTTCGAGGATCTCTCGATGGGAGTCCAGCTATAAAACTGACCGCGCCAGAAACGGTTGGAGTTCACGATTATCAGTTCTCCGATGATGCCAAGTGGGCAATTCATCGGACATCCCATGCCGACTGGCCTGGCCATACAGCATTAATCAGTATTCAAGAATTTCAAACCGTCCGAATGCTCGAGGAAAATGAAATCGTTGCTGAAAGTGTTCGGAAACTGGATCTCAATCCAGTCGAGTTCTTTCGAGTCGATATCGGTGATGGCATAGAGCTTGATGGCTGGTGTATGACACCACCTGATTTTGATCCGCGCGCCAGTTATCCTCTGTTGATCTACGTCTATGGGGAGCCAGCTGGGACAACTGTGGTTGACCAGTGGGGGAAGAGCAATCATCTCTGGCATTTCATGCTTTCCCAGAAGGGCTATGTGGTCATGAGTTTTGATAATCGAGGAACGCACGTCCCTCGTGGTCGAGACTGGCGTAAAAGTATTTATAAGAAGATAGGAATTCTTCCGCCCAAAGATCAGGCCGCAGCAGTTAGAGCAGTTTTGAAGGAAAGACCGTACCTCGATTCCAAGCGTGTTGGAATCTGGGGATGGAGTGGTGGTGGTTCCTCAAGTCTGCAGGCGATCTTTAAGTATCCCGATCTTTATTCAACTGCAATCGCAGTTGCCTCAGTTCCAGATCAGCGTTACTACGACACCATTTACCAGGAACGCTATATGGGCCTGCCGGAAACGAATGCGGAAGCATTTCAGGAAGGATCCCCAATCAATTTTGCTCAGAATTTGGAAGGAAATCTATTGCTTGTTCATGGGACAGGCGATGACAACTGCCACTACCAGACGCTCGAATTGCTGATTGATAAACTAGTCGCCTGTAATAAGCAATTCAGCTTGATGGCTTATCCCAACCGAACCCACGCCATCAAAGAACGCGAGAATACAGAACGTCACCTCAGAGAATTGATGACACGTTATCTTCTGCAGCACTTACCAGTGAACGAATGA